One segment of Tenrec ecaudatus isolate mTenEca1 chromosome 1, mTenEca1.hap1, whole genome shotgun sequence DNA contains the following:
- the OR1I1 gene encoding olfactory receptor 1I1, translated as MEPENRTTVSEFFLLGLSEKPEHQPLLFGLFLPMYLVTITGNLLIILAIVTDSHLHTPMYFFLANLSLVDIFFSTTTVPKMLANIQTQSRAIPFAGCLVQMYAFHLFGTMDSFLLAVMAIDRFVAIVYPLRYSVLMSPRVCGLLVGGPWVITNLQSLVHTCLMAQLTFCAGSEIPHFFCDLMPLLKLSCSDTHTNELVIFGFGIVMGFSPLSCILLSYVCIFRAVLKIPSAQGKWKAFSTCGSHLTVVSLFYGTIFAVYLQPASPASSQKDKAAALMCGVVIPMLNPFIYSLRNKDMKVALRKLLGKPAPSHS; from the coding sequence ATGGAACCAGAAAACCGAACCACAGTGTCCGAATTCTTCCTTCTGGGGCTCTCAGAGAAGCCTGAGCATCAGCCCCTCCTCTTTGGGCTGTTCCTGCCCATGTACCTGGTCACCATCACTGgaaacctgctcatcatcctggccatcgTCACCGACTCCCACCTCCACacgcccatgtacttcttcctcgccAACCTGTCCCTGGTTGACATCTTCTTCTCCACCACCACGGTCCCCAAAATGTTGGCCAACATCCAGACCCAGAGCAGAGCCATCCCCTTTGCAGGCTGCCTGGTGCAGATGTACGCATTCCACTTGTTCGGCACCATGGACAGCTTCCTCCTGGCCGTGATGGCCATTGACCGCTTCGTGGCCATTGTCTACCCTCTGCGCTACTCGGTCCTCATGAGCCCCCGTGTGTGCGGGCTGTTGGTGGGGGGGCCGTGGGTGATCACCAACCTCCAGTCTCTGGTGCACACCTGCCTTATGGCCCAGCTGACCTTCTGTGCCGGCTCTGAGATCCCCCACTTCTTCTGTGACCTCATGCCCCTGCTGAAGCTCTCCTGCTCGGACACACACACCAACGAGCTGGTCATCTTTGGCTTTGGCATCGTCATGGGCTTCAGCCCCCTGTCCTGCATCCTTCTCTCTTACGTCTGCATCTTCCGGGCTGTGTTGAAGATCCCTTCTGCCCAGGGCAAGTGgaaagccttctccacctgcGGCTCCCACCTCACTGTGGTGTCACTCTTCTACGGGACCATTTTTGCCGTGTACCTGCAGCCCGCTTCACCCGCCTCCTcacagaaagacaaggctgcGGCCCTGATGTGTGGGGTGGTCATCCCCATGCTGAACCCCTTTATCTACAGCCTacgaaacaaggacatgaaggtGGCTCTGAGGAAGCTCTTAGGCAAACCAGCCCCCTCTCATTCCTAG